The following are encoded together in the Bradyrhizobium algeriense genome:
- a CDS encoding LysR family transcriptional regulator has translation MNLRQLEILRAVIRHRTTVAAADELALSQPAISNALKAMEAQAGFALFERVNNRLFPTSEAMALYKESEAIFALHAKLENRVRDLRECRSGLLSIVATPPLAYSIIPRALSNFLRRRQQTRVFFDVRRYEGIIDGVSSRVAELGFALGLSHHPGIAHEVVHTGEMVCVLPPNHPLAERPVISASDLVGLPFIGLERGTRLGEAVRESFAQAGAPFQPTVEVRYCNTACVLAAAGVGAAVVDPFSPRQGGSQDLIVRPFTPKTVAVAYMLWSEAEPLSRLAKAFLNEVRQASRSLDQGAS, from the coding sequence CGCCAATTGGAGATCCTCCGTGCGGTTATCCGTCATCGGACCACGGTCGCGGCGGCCGACGAACTGGCGCTGTCGCAACCGGCGATCAGCAACGCGCTGAAGGCGATGGAGGCGCAGGCGGGCTTCGCCTTGTTCGAGCGTGTCAACAACCGGCTGTTCCCGACATCAGAGGCGATGGCGCTCTACAAGGAAAGCGAAGCGATCTTTGCGCTCCACGCCAAACTCGAAAATCGCGTGCGCGACTTGAGGGAATGCCGCTCGGGGCTTCTTTCGATCGTGGCGACGCCACCGCTGGCCTACAGCATCATTCCGCGCGCTTTATCGAACTTCCTGCGCCGCCGTCAGCAGACGCGCGTCTTCTTCGATGTGCGGCGTTACGAAGGAATCATCGACGGCGTGTCGAGCAGGGTCGCCGAACTCGGCTTCGCGCTCGGGCTGTCGCATCACCCCGGCATTGCGCATGAGGTGGTTCATACCGGCGAAATGGTTTGCGTCCTGCCGCCGAACCATCCGCTGGCCGAACGGCCGGTCATTTCAGCTTCCGACCTTGTCGGCTTGCCCTTCATCGGGCTGGAGCGCGGCACGCGGTTGGGCGAAGCCGTGCGCGAGAGCTTTGCGCAGGCCGGCGCGCCGTTCCAGCCGACCGTCGAGGTGCGCTACTGCAATACGGCCTGCGTGCTCGCGGCCGCCGGCGTGGGCGCGGCGGTCGTCGATCCGTTTTCGCCGCGCCAGGGCGGTAGCCAGGACCTCATCGTTCGGCCTTTCACGCCCAAGACCGTGGCCGTGGCCTATATGCTGTGGTCCGAGGCGGAGCCGCTATCGCGCCTGGCCAAGGCGTTCCTGAATGAAGTCCGGCAGGCGAGCCGGTCCCTGGACCAAGGTGCCTCTTGA
- a CDS encoding GMC family oxidoreductase, whose product MYDVIVVGGGSAGAAVAARLSEDPARRVLLLEAGLDWRADEAPWEVRTPNPIPIIHKREYQEKWQWPNLLTRRVAGQEARFYWRGKGLGGSSMMNGQIAIRGVADAFDDWAAGGCTGWSAKEVMPLFSVIEDDFEFGDSAGHGRGGPLPVYRAPPEKWGPIDRGLRDAALASGYPWCADLNGADGEGVACYPINSRDSRRITTNEAYLEPARGRANLEIRGHALVDRLLIRDGRATGVLVHIEGQGSLEISAREIVLCAGAIHSPAILLRSGIGPADELKAMGIAVERDLPVGKHFFDHPLFRATIQLREEFRPTDPDTRHTNCCVTYSSGLANGGKRDMILIAFNHRGIGTPGAIGAGLFNAYSRGHLKLASTDASIDPIVEENMLADDRDLLRMVDAVKRLAVLTTRPALAEISDWIRLIDTDLTLPQAASLPNGELEALLRRETGDIQHAAGSCRMAGFNDANGVVNPDGTVKGIAALRVADASIMPSDCRANTHFTTVVIGEAIARMMMRKTDVSNDAAAMAL is encoded by the coding sequence ATGTATGACGTCATTGTAGTTGGCGGCGGCTCTGCCGGCGCCGCGGTTGCCGCCCGGCTGTCCGAGGACCCCGCCAGGCGCGTGCTGCTGCTGGAAGCCGGCCTCGACTGGCGCGCCGACGAGGCGCCCTGGGAAGTCCGCACGCCGAACCCGATCCCGATCATTCACAAGCGCGAATATCAGGAGAAATGGCAGTGGCCGAATCTTTTGACCCGCCGAGTGGCGGGACAGGAGGCGCGCTTCTATTGGCGCGGCAAGGGCCTCGGCGGCAGTTCGATGATGAACGGCCAGATCGCCATCCGCGGCGTCGCGGACGCGTTCGACGACTGGGCGGCCGGTGGCTGCACCGGCTGGTCGGCAAAAGAGGTGATGCCGCTGTTCTCGGTCATCGAGGATGATTTCGAGTTCGGCGACAGCGCAGGCCATGGCCGTGGTGGACCGTTGCCGGTCTATCGCGCGCCGCCGGAGAAGTGGGGCCCGATCGACCGTGGGCTCCGCGACGCTGCGCTGGCATCGGGCTATCCGTGGTGTGCCGACCTCAACGGAGCGGACGGCGAGGGCGTCGCCTGCTATCCGATCAACAGCCGCGACAGCCGGCGCATCACCACCAATGAAGCCTATCTGGAGCCGGCGCGCGGCCGCGCCAACCTGGAAATCCGGGGGCATGCGCTGGTCGATCGCCTCTTGATCAGGGATGGCCGGGCCACCGGCGTACTGGTCCACATCGAAGGGCAGGGCAGTTTGGAAATCAGCGCGCGCGAGATCGTGCTGTGCGCCGGCGCCATCCACAGCCCGGCGATATTGCTGCGTTCGGGCATCGGCCCCGCCGACGAGCTGAAGGCGATGGGCATCGCGGTCGAGCGCGACTTGCCGGTCGGCAAGCACTTCTTCGACCATCCGCTGTTTCGCGCCACCATACAGCTGCGCGAGGAATTTCGACCGACAGACCCGGATACACGTCATACCAACTGCTGCGTGACGTATTCGTCCGGGCTTGCGAATGGCGGCAAGCGCGACATGATCCTGATCGCCTTCAACCACCGCGGCATCGGCACCCCCGGCGCCATCGGCGCAGGTCTGTTCAACGCCTACTCGCGCGGTCATTTGAAGCTGGCTTCGACCGACGCTTCGATCGACCCGATCGTCGAAGAAAACATGCTTGCCGATGACCGCGACCTGCTGCGCATGGTCGACGCGGTGAAGCGACTGGCCGTGCTCACCACCCGGCCGGCGCTGGCTGAAATCAGCGACTGGATTCGCCTGATCGATACCGACCTGACGCTGCCGCAGGCCGCTTCACTGCCGAATGGGGAGCTCGAAGCGCTGCTTCGCCGCGAAACCGGCGACATTCAGCATGCCGCCGGTTCCTGTCGCATGGCGGGCTTCAACGACGCCAATGGCGTGGTGAACCCGGATGGCACCGTGAAAGGAATCGCCGCGCTGCGCGTGGCGGATGCTTCGATCATGCCGTCCGATTGCCGCGCCAACACCCATTTCACCACGGTGGTGATTGGCGAGGCGATTGCGCGGATGATGATGCGGAAGACGGACGTGTCGAACGACGCTGCCGCCATGGCGCTGTAA
- a CDS encoding ABC transporter substrate-binding protein, translated as MSKLKAFFPAMFSLALIAAPAVTPAYSGGNLVAVLEAEIATLDPHFTPAYISRTFGFMVFDTLFAKDAKGEVKPQMVQDWKVSPDGLIYTFTLRDGLKWHDGQPVTSADCVASLRRWGQRNALGRRIFAITASLEPSDAKTFVLTLKEPSGLVIDALGNPVSPVAFMMPERVAKTPADQRITEIVGSGPFVYSQADHRTGDRMILKKFADYMSRSEPADFLAGGKRVNIDTLEIRVIPDGSTAASALQTGEVDYMQYAPFDLLPVLEKNAKVKVVNFTGGNMFAGAYRLNAAQKPFDDPAIRRVLWKLVDQREVLDGLGLDAKYATPCATFFTCGTTYDSKAGTGAAANPSIEAARAALKATKYAGEPIIVMQASDLEAPRISAQVLAEKLKQAGFNVDLQVMDWASVLARRTKKEGWSVYGVHAGGFDLASPLTNVMVAFNCVDFTGWQCDARITPLLDAFAKAPAEEDRKKIAAEIQTVMYDQAPGIPWGQFAQPAAYRANLRGLIPSAIPIFWNIEK; from the coding sequence ATGTCCAAATTGAAGGCTTTCTTCCCTGCGATGTTTTCGCTCGCGCTTATCGCGGCTCCAGCGGTTACGCCGGCCTATTCCGGCGGCAATCTTGTCGCGGTGCTGGAAGCGGAAATCGCCACGCTCGATCCGCATTTTACGCCGGCTTATATCTCGCGGACGTTCGGATTCATGGTGTTCGACACCCTGTTCGCAAAGGACGCCAAGGGCGAGGTCAAGCCGCAAATGGTGCAGGACTGGAAGGTTTCGCCTGATGGTTTGATCTACACGTTCACGCTGCGCGACGGCCTGAAATGGCATGATGGCCAGCCGGTTACATCCGCGGACTGCGTCGCGTCGCTGCGACGCTGGGGCCAGCGCAACGCACTCGGCCGGCGAATCTTCGCCATTACCGCGTCGCTCGAACCGAGTGATGCCAAAACTTTCGTGCTGACGCTGAAAGAGCCGTCGGGCCTGGTGATAGACGCGCTCGGCAATCCCGTGAGCCCTGTCGCCTTCATGATGCCCGAGCGCGTCGCCAAGACGCCCGCCGATCAACGCATCACCGAAATCGTTGGCTCCGGACCGTTTGTCTACAGCCAGGCTGATCACCGCACCGGCGATCGCATGATCCTGAAAAAATTCGCCGATTATATGTCACGCTCCGAACCCGCCGACTTCCTGGCCGGTGGCAAGCGCGTCAATATCGACACGCTGGAAATTCGCGTCATCCCCGACGGTTCCACCGCCGCATCTGCGCTGCAGACCGGCGAGGTGGATTACATGCAGTACGCGCCGTTCGATCTGCTGCCGGTCCTCGAAAAGAATGCCAAGGTGAAGGTCGTGAACTTCACCGGAGGCAACATGTTTGCCGGCGCCTATCGCCTCAACGCCGCGCAGAAGCCGTTCGACGATCCGGCGATCCGGCGCGTGCTGTGGAAGCTGGTCGATCAGCGCGAGGTGTTGGATGGGCTGGGCCTCGATGCCAAATACGCCACGCCTTGCGCAACATTCTTCACCTGCGGCACCACCTATGACAGCAAGGCCGGAACCGGCGCCGCAGCGAACCCATCCATTGAGGCGGCGCGCGCGGCACTCAAGGCGACGAAATACGCCGGCGAGCCGATTATCGTGATGCAGGCCAGCGACCTCGAAGCGCCGCGCATTTCGGCGCAGGTTCTTGCCGAGAAGCTGAAGCAGGCCGGCTTCAACGTCGATTTGCAGGTGATGGATTGGGCCTCGGTGCTTGCCCGTCGCACCAAGAAAGAAGGCTGGAGCGTTTATGGCGTTCACGCCGGCGGCTTCGATCTGGCCTCGCCGCTTACGAACGTCATGGTGGCGTTCAACTGCGTCGACTTCACGGGCTGGCAATGCGACGCGCGCATCACGCCGCTGCTGGATGCCTTTGCCAAGGCACCCGCCGAGGAGGATCGCAAGAAGATCGCTGCGGAGATTCAGACTGTGATGTACGATCAGGCTCCGGGCATTCCGTGGGGGCAGTTCGCCCAGCCGGCTGCCTATCGCGCCAATCTGCGCGGTTTGATACCGTCGGCGATTCCGATTTTCTGGAACATCGAGAAGTAA
- a CDS encoding IclR family transcriptional regulator: MSALDNAIEILRCFAPHQPEISNADVIRLTGKPKSSTSRLLRQLKECGLLEQDALTRRYRPGLLVFELGRLHRTQNDFVALAEQRLRAVCAKTGHTGYISVLDGAEQVVLRVVPGSNPLQVVTPPGVRAPAFATSNGRAMLARLGDADIRARMPKPLPAISPSAPRNLTALMARIAEIRRTGYSEASNESLPGVGSLGFALTRRDTNETIGVAVSYPSQLTSAEERAKLWQALRAMAVDLGRLFDDPIWLALDRSTPIRRAAAR, from the coding sequence ATGAGCGCCCTCGACAACGCCATCGAAATCTTGCGCTGCTTCGCGCCGCATCAGCCGGAGATCAGCAATGCCGACGTGATCCGGCTCACCGGCAAGCCGAAGAGCTCGACGTCACGGCTGCTGCGTCAGCTCAAGGAATGTGGACTGCTGGAGCAGGACGCCTTGACCCGCCGCTACCGGCCGGGCCTGCTGGTGTTCGAACTCGGCCGCTTGCATCGGACGCAAAATGACTTTGTGGCCCTCGCCGAGCAGCGGCTGCGCGCGGTCTGCGCCAAGACCGGCCATACCGGCTACATTTCCGTGCTCGACGGCGCCGAACAGGTCGTGCTGCGCGTCGTCCCCGGATCCAATCCGCTTCAGGTGGTGACGCCACCCGGCGTACGCGCGCCGGCCTTCGCGACGTCCAATGGCCGCGCTATGCTTGCGCGCCTCGGCGACGCAGATATTCGCGCCCGCATGCCGAAACCGTTGCCGGCCATCTCGCCGTCTGCGCCGCGGAATCTGACGGCGCTGATGGCGCGTATCGCCGAAATCCGCCGCACCGGCTATTCCGAAGCCAGCAACGAATCCTTGCCGGGCGTAGGCTCGCTGGGTTTCGCACTCACCCGTCGCGACACCAATGAAACGATCGGGGTCGCCGTATCCTATCCGAGCCAGCTGACCTCAGCTGAAGAGCGCGCGAAGCTTTGGCAAGCCCTGCGTGCGATGGCGGTCGACCTCGGGCGGCTCTTCGATGATCCGATATGGCTCGCACTGGATCGCAGCACACCCATACGCAGGGCTGCAGCAAGATGA
- a CDS encoding ABC transporter permease, translating to MNAARAGITPIAWLIAPSALLFALFFFLPMGLMAMISLLTGNPVVQANVDFTTKYYRRILDDTYYFEVIWTTLRIGLLTTLAALLIGYPLAHLMARVRGRTAYAMLMMAVLTPMLTGIVVRTFAWMALLSDKGAINQALIGLGLISKPLPLMYNEFSIVLGLTHIYVPYMVLTLVGVIGRIDERLEHAAQNLGASPLRAFLEVTLPLSLPGILAGSLLVFALAISAYVTPILMGGFQIMTLPMLIYQQISSSFNVGFAAALGMVLLTISLVLVIAYNRILGLVSGQRDLQ from the coding sequence ATGAATGCGGCTCGCGCGGGTATCACGCCAATTGCCTGGCTGATCGCGCCGAGCGCGCTGCTGTTCGCCCTGTTCTTCTTCCTGCCGATGGGGCTGATGGCCATGATCAGCCTGCTCACCGGCAATCCGGTCGTGCAGGCAAATGTCGATTTCACGACCAAATATTATCGGAGGATTCTCGACGACACTTATTATTTCGAGGTGATCTGGACCACGCTGCGGATTGGCCTGCTCACCACGCTGGCGGCCTTGCTGATCGGCTACCCGCTGGCCCATTTGATGGCACGTGTTCGTGGCCGCACAGCCTATGCCATGCTGATGATGGCGGTATTGACGCCGATGCTGACGGGCATTGTCGTCCGCACCTTTGCCTGGATGGCGCTGTTGTCGGACAAAGGCGCGATCAACCAGGCCTTGATCGGCCTCGGCCTGATCTCGAAACCGCTGCCGCTGATGTACAACGAATTCAGCATCGTGCTGGGCCTGACGCATATCTACGTGCCCTACATGGTTCTGACCCTGGTCGGCGTCATCGGGCGGATCGACGAGCGGCTGGAGCATGCGGCGCAAAATCTTGGCGCCTCGCCGCTCCGCGCTTTCCTCGAAGTGACGCTGCCCCTGAGCCTGCCGGGCATCCTGGCCGGCTCGCTCCTGGTCTTTGCGCTGGCCATCAGCGCCTATGTCACCCCGATCCTGATGGGCGGCTTCCAGATCATGACGCTTCCCATGCTGATCTACCAGCAGATCTCCTCGAGCTTCAATGTCGGCTTTGCCGCGGCGCTTGGCATGGTGCTACTGACCATCTCGCTGGTTCTGGTCATTGCCTATAACCGCATCCTCGGGCTGGTCTCCGGCCAGCGCGATCTGCAGTGA
- a CDS encoding ABC transporter permease yields MITAPSTPRLTLRLGRFCYLALNVAVVVFLLAPIAIVFVFALNPTPYIQFPPVGVSLRWFEKFFASRDFMNALWLSLEVAAMTTIAATLFGASAALALARGGLPGSRVITAIMLSPLMLPAILTGLALFQSYVLLDVGRPLWGLVLGHTLVSIPYVVRTTLAVLQNFDTRLEEAARNLGAGPLRTYFEVTLPLTKPGVMAGAVFAFIVSFDQFPVSLFLVSPGRETLPITLFNYLKFDLDGTIGAASVVSILLAVLVVFGLDRTVGLRSYAKL; encoded by the coding sequence ATGATCACCGCACCGTCCACCCCTCGCCTTACCCTTCGCCTCGGCCGCTTCTGCTACCTGGCCCTCAATGTCGCGGTGGTGGTTTTCCTGCTGGCACCGATCGCCATCGTCTTCGTATTCGCCCTCAATCCGACCCCCTATATCCAGTTTCCGCCGGTTGGCGTTTCGTTGCGCTGGTTCGAAAAATTCTTCGCTTCGCGCGACTTCATGAATGCTTTGTGGTTGAGCCTTGAGGTCGCTGCGATGACAACCATCGCCGCGACCCTGTTCGGCGCCAGCGCCGCCCTCGCCTTGGCGCGCGGCGGACTTCCCGGCTCGCGCGTCATCACCGCGATCATGTTGTCTCCGCTCATGCTGCCGGCGATCCTGACCGGCCTTGCGCTGTTCCAGTCCTACGTCCTGCTGGATGTCGGCCGCCCGCTCTGGGGACTGGTGCTCGGCCATACGCTGGTATCGATTCCCTATGTGGTGCGCACCACGCTGGCGGTTCTGCAGAACTTCGATACCCGCCTAGAAGAAGCTGCGCGCAACCTCGGCGCCGGTCCCTTGCGCACCTATTTCGAGGTGACGCTGCCGCTGACCAAGCCCGGCGTCATGGCGGGAGCCGTGTTCGCCTTCATCGTCTCCTTCGATCAGTTTCCGGTATCGCTTTTCCTGGTCTCCCCGGGCCGCGAAACGCTGCCGATCACGTTGTTCAACTATCTGAAGTTCGATCTGGACGGAACGATCGGCGCCGCCTCGGTGGTCTCGATTCTGCTCGCCGTGCTCGTCGTCTTCGGGCTCGATCGCACGGTCGGGCTCAGGTCCTACGCAAAGCTATGA
- a CDS encoding extracellular solute-binding protein, with product MTMTRLPLNRRQFLATSAAAGIGVIAAPHIARADAATLRITGWGGKWGQTMSSELIPAFEKEFKCKVETDSAFPYLPKLQASPRSAPVYDVLHTNSNEQWAALEMGIVEPKIDAKQVPNIADVYPYAVSDKMVGVCIFTSAIGLGMRTDKGYGKVSSWKDLWDRAYDGVRGGYVIPVNSLGQAFLMMTGALFGKGMTDLDAAYAAMEKLKPIKLVDFTGTMEKMILSGEVGLAVIHDSGILRYDGQNQPTTFVAPSEGVLSLEQVLTLTPGTKVRELANAYVNYMLRPNVQKTLAESVWYSPANSKVKLDDKYNEKLLTTPEKVAKLIQPDWKWYNARKDEIDSRVNRIFRA from the coding sequence ATGACCATGACCCGCCTGCCGCTGAACCGACGTCAGTTCCTCGCCACCAGCGCCGCCGCCGGCATCGGCGTGATCGCCGCTCCCCACATCGCCCGCGCCGATGCGGCGACGCTGCGCATCACCGGATGGGGTGGCAAATGGGGACAAACCATGTCGAGCGAGCTGATCCCCGCCTTTGAGAAGGAGTTCAAGTGCAAGGTCGAGACGGACTCGGCCTTTCCATACCTGCCCAAGCTCCAGGCCAGCCCACGTTCAGCGCCGGTCTATGACGTGCTGCACACCAATTCCAACGAGCAATGGGCTGCGCTGGAGATGGGGATCGTCGAACCCAAGATCGACGCCAAGCAGGTGCCGAATATCGCCGACGTCTATCCTTACGCGGTCAGCGACAAGATGGTCGGCGTCTGCATCTTCACCAGCGCCATCGGCCTCGGCATGCGCACCGACAAGGGCTACGGCAAGGTCTCATCCTGGAAGGACCTCTGGGACCGCGCCTACGACGGCGTGCGCGGCGGCTATGTCATTCCGGTGAACAGCCTCGGCCAAGCCTTCCTGATGATGACCGGTGCGCTCTTTGGCAAGGGGATGACCGATCTCGACGCCGCCTATGCGGCGATGGAAAAGCTGAAGCCGATCAAGCTGGTCGACTTCACCGGCACGATGGAAAAGATGATCCTTTCAGGCGAAGTGGGGCTTGCGGTGATCCATGATTCCGGCATCCTGCGCTATGACGGCCAGAACCAGCCGACCACCTTCGTCGCGCCGTCCGAGGGCGTTCTCTCGCTTGAACAAGTCCTCACGCTCACGCCGGGCACCAAGGTTCGCGAACTCGCCAACGCCTATGTGAACTACATGCTGCGCCCGAACGTGCAGAAAACGCTGGCGGAGTCGGTCTGGTATTCGCCTGCCAACAGCAAGGTGAAGCTCGACGACAAGTACAACGAAAAACTTCTGACCACGCCGGAGAAGGTAGCCAAGCTGATCCAGCCCGACTGGAAATGGTACAACGCGCGCAAGGACGAGATCGATTCCCGCGTCAACCGCATCTTCCGCGCATGA
- a CDS encoding ABC transporter ATP-binding protein yields MSTRIDIVGVTKTYDGNTRAVDAVDMSIREGEFFSLLGPSGCGKTTTLRMIAGFETPTEGVIEVGGVDVTHVPAHKRDMGMVFQNYALFPHRTVGENVAFGLRMRGMERTTIARKVADALAQVELVGYEDRRPGQLSGGQQQRVALARAIVIEPRVLLCDEPLGALDKKLRQAMQFELKQLQRKLGLTMVFVTHDQEEALAMSDRIAVMNAGKVEQIGAPSDIYDRPSTRFVADFIGDTNLFRGEVIRDGGGGSVLQVDKGLSIELAAPPEATGAVSIALRPEKISLATPSARTGHGLDGVVESANFQGGSVLYRIETAGGRRVLAQQPNNGSLELFQAGAAVALRWKPSDIVILRD; encoded by the coding sequence ATGAGCACCCGTATCGACATTGTAGGCGTCACCAAGACCTATGACGGCAACACGCGCGCCGTCGATGCCGTCGATATGAGCATTCGAGAGGGAGAATTCTTCTCGCTGCTCGGGCCCTCCGGCTGCGGCAAGACGACGACTCTCCGAATGATCGCCGGCTTCGAGACGCCGACCGAAGGTGTCATCGAGGTCGGTGGGGTCGATGTCACGCATGTGCCTGCACACAAGCGCGACATGGGGATGGTATTCCAGAACTATGCGCTGTTTCCGCATCGCACGGTCGGCGAAAACGTTGCCTTCGGCTTGCGCATGCGCGGCATGGAGCGCACCACGATTGCCCGCAAGGTCGCGGATGCGTTGGCACAGGTAGAGCTCGTCGGATACGAGGACCGCCGCCCCGGCCAGCTCTCCGGGGGCCAGCAGCAGCGCGTCGCTTTGGCCCGCGCCATCGTGATCGAGCCGCGGGTATTGCTTTGCGACGAACCGCTCGGCGCGCTCGACAAGAAGCTGCGGCAAGCGATGCAATTCGAGCTGAAGCAGTTGCAGCGCAAACTCGGCCTGACCATGGTCTTCGTCACCCACGACCAGGAAGAAGCGCTCGCGATGTCTGACCGGATCGCCGTGATGAATGCCGGCAAGGTCGAGCAGATCGGCGCACCGTCCGATATCTACGACCGGCCAAGCACGCGCTTCGTCGCTGATTTCATCGGTGACACCAACTTGTTCCGCGGCGAAGTGATCCGCGATGGAGGGGGCGGTTCCGTCTTGCAGGTCGACAAGGGTCTGTCGATCGAGCTTGCCGCCCCGCCAGAGGCGACCGGTGCGGTTTCAATCGCGCTTCGGCCGGAAAAGATCAGTCTGGCCACCCCGTCCGCGCGAACCGGACATGGCCTCGATGGTGTCGTCGAGAGCGCTAATTTCCAGGGTGGCTCGGTGCTTTACCGCATCGAGACGGCCGGCGGCAGGCGCGTACTCGCGCAACAACCCAACAATGGCTCACTTGAGCTGTTTCAAGCCGGCGCTGCCGTGGCCCTGCGCTGGAAACCGTCCGACATCGTGATCTTGAGGGATTGA
- a CDS encoding AroM family protein, whose product MQQQRMGVVVIGQSPRPSVVDEIAAVLSPGLEIDLRGALDGMTRAEIDAIPPSDGHDALFTLLPDGDSVTISKKAVEARAAIQIENFAREGVKVAMLACTGKFPSLAPDGLVILPSAVLHHMVEAVFPKGRLGIFSPLPEQTALIAGKWQRPDVEVVGVTLRPGSDAGAVDEAARKMAALSPDLVVMDCMSYTRADKARVRQSYGGPVILAIAAAARAVEELVA is encoded by the coding sequence ATGCAACAACAACGCATGGGCGTGGTCGTCATCGGCCAGAGCCCGCGGCCTTCCGTCGTGGACGAAATCGCAGCGGTGCTATCACCCGGGCTGGAGATCGATCTGCGCGGCGCGCTCGACGGCATGACGCGCGCCGAGATAGACGCGATTCCGCCGAGCGACGGCCACGACGCCTTGTTCACCCTGCTGCCGGATGGCGACAGCGTCACCATCAGCAAGAAGGCGGTCGAGGCGCGAGCGGCGATCCAGATCGAGAATTTCGCGCGCGAGGGCGTCAAGGTCGCCATGCTCGCCTGCACCGGCAAATTTCCAAGTCTTGCGCCGGATGGTCTGGTGATCCTGCCCTCGGCCGTGCTGCACCATATGGTCGAGGCGGTCTTTCCGAAGGGACGTCTCGGAATCTTCTCGCCGCTGCCGGAACAGACGGCGCTGATCGCCGGAAAATGGCAGCGACCGGACGTCGAAGTTGTCGGCGTGACGTTGCGGCCTGGTTCCGATGCCGGGGCCGTCGATGAGGCCGCTCGGAAAATGGCGGCCCTGTCGCCGGATCTCGTCGTGATGGATTGCATGAGCTACACGCGGGCCGACAAGGCGCGTGTACGCCAGAGCTATGGCGGGCCGGTCATCCTCGCCATCGCCGCCGCCGCACGTGCCGTCGAGGAGCTGGTCGCATGA
- a CDS encoding DUF917 domain-containing protein — protein sequence MNEPVLTEITLEDIESLAVGAWILGTGGGGSPYLGLLNLRRLYAEGYRVQLMSPLDLDDDDRVAVVSNMGAPLIGQERLADSRNIARAVEMQEEFGRFKFRAVMSVEIGGGNGTQALMAAAHLNIPVVDADCMGRAFPEAQMTSVAIGGLRPYPCTLYDPRGIEAIVTKVPSWKWMERASRKICVEMGSIASTSKAPRTGREVKDWGIHFTTTAAIRIGRLVREANRLHTDPIAALLESEGGKRLFTGKVVDVARRTTEGFLRGSVAIEGIDDDRGSRLELSFQNEWIVAWREGKAVAMSPDLICVLESVSGHAVGTETVRYGQRVTVVALPAPAVLTSPRGLEFVGPRAFGYDLDFRSVFEERPGAGV from the coding sequence ATGAATGAGCCGGTTCTCACCGAGATCACGCTTGAGGATATCGAATCCCTCGCCGTCGGCGCCTGGATTCTCGGCACCGGCGGCGGCGGCAGCCCCTATCTGGGCCTGCTCAACCTGCGCCGGCTCTACGCGGAAGGCTATCGCGTGCAATTGATGTCGCCGCTGGATCTCGATGATGACGATCGTGTCGCGGTTGTCTCCAACATGGGGGCGCCGCTGATCGGCCAGGAGCGCCTCGCCGACAGCCGCAACATCGCCCGCGCAGTTGAGATGCAGGAGGAATTCGGCAGGTTCAAATTCCGCGCCGTGATGTCGGTCGAGATCGGTGGCGGCAACGGCACGCAGGCGCTGATGGCCGCCGCCCATCTCAATATACCCGTCGTCGACGCCGATTGCATGGGGCGCGCCTTCCCGGAGGCGCAGATGACCTCGGTGGCGATCGGCGGGCTGCGACCCTACCCCTGCACGCTGTACGATCCCCGCGGCATCGAAGCGATTGTCACGAAAGTGCCAAGCTGGAAATGGATGGAGCGGGCCAGTCGCAAGATCTGCGTCGAGATGGGCTCGATCGCTTCGACCAGCAAGGCACCCCGCACCGGCCGGGAAGTGAAGGATTGGGGCATTCACTTCACGACCACCGCCGCGATCCGGATCGGCCGGCTGGTGCGCGAAGCCAACCGCCTGCACACCGATCCGATCGCAGCCCTGCTCGAAAGCGAAGGCGGCAAGCGGCTCTTCACTGGCAAGGTGGTCGATGTCGCCCGCCGGACGACGGAAGGCTTTCTGCGCGGCTCTGTCGCGATCGAGGGCATTGATGACGACCGCGGCTCGCGGCTGGAACTTTCATTCCAGAACGAGTGGATCGTCGCCTGGCGCGAAGGTAAGGCTGTTGCGATGTCGCCAGACCTGATCTGCGTGCTCGAGAGCGTCTCGGGCCATGCGGTCGGCACCGAGACGGTCCGCTACGGCCAGCGTGTCACCGTGGTGGCCCTGCCCGCTCCCGCCGTCCTGACGAGCCCGCGCGGCCTCGAATTCGTCGGCCCCCGCGCCTTTGGCTACGACCTGGATTTCCGTTCCGTTTTCGAAGAGCGCCCTGGCGCTGGAGTGTAG